The Microbacterium sp. SORGH_AS_0862 genome has a segment encoding these proteins:
- a CDS encoding coenzyme F420-0:L-glutamate ligase, translating to MSAPRMQVWALDGIAEVNAGDDLAAIIGDALAADADGVVDGDILVVTSKIVSKAEGRQQAASDREDAITAETVRVVAVRGTTRIVENRLGVVGAAAGVDASNTPEGTILLLPVDPDASARALCAALRERFGVRLGIVVSDTLGRAWRIGQTDVAIGAAGMRVVDDLRGGTDAQGRPLVVTVPVVADEIASAGDLVKGKATGRPVAVVRGLSRYVTDEVDTPGARTLPRTGEHDMFRLGTDEAIAMGRQVGYADGFAAGRASRD from the coding sequence AGTCTGGGCCCTCGACGGCATCGCCGAGGTGAACGCGGGCGACGACCTCGCCGCGATCATCGGCGACGCGCTGGCGGCGGATGCGGATGGCGTCGTCGACGGCGACATCCTCGTCGTGACATCCAAGATCGTGTCGAAGGCGGAGGGGCGGCAGCAGGCCGCATCCGATCGTGAGGACGCGATCACCGCGGAGACCGTGCGGGTCGTCGCGGTGCGCGGCACGACCCGGATCGTGGAGAACAGGCTCGGCGTCGTGGGTGCCGCGGCCGGCGTCGATGCCTCGAACACCCCCGAGGGGACGATCCTGCTGCTGCCGGTCGACCCGGATGCGTCGGCTCGCGCGCTGTGCGCCGCGCTGCGGGAGCGCTTCGGGGTGCGACTGGGCATCGTCGTGAGCGACACCCTCGGACGCGCATGGCGTATCGGGCAGACCGACGTCGCGATCGGAGCGGCGGGGATGCGGGTCGTCGACGATCTGCGCGGCGGGACAGACGCGCAGGGACGGCCGCTCGTGGTGACGGTGCCCGTCGTCGCCGACGAGATCGCGTCGGCGGGGGATCTCGTCAAGGGCAAGGCGACGGGGCGTCCCGTGGCGGTGGTGCGCGGGCTGTCGCGCTACGTCACAGATGAGGTCGACACCCCCGGCGCACGCACCCTGCCCCGCACGGGCGAGCACGACATGTTCCGTCTCGGCACCGACGAGGCGATCGCGATGGGGCGCCAGGTCGGCTACGCGGACGGGTTCGCCGCAGGGCGCGCGTCACGCGACTGA
- the aceB gene encoding malate synthase A gives MTPTATGLAPESTRIRGDERHPGTGPIATGAHTPAIEVRGPLRERYDEILTPDALGFLAELHDRFAGRRHDRLADRMRRRYEIGNGHDPRFRDDTARIRDDASWRVAGAGPGLEDRRVEITGPTDPKMTINALNSGAKVWLADQEDATSPTWRNVIEGQLSLFDAIRGRLSFTSAEGKRYEVTAAETPTIVMRPRGWHLVEEHLGFTDRSGRTLAASGSLVDFGLYAFHNAHRLIENGAGPYFYIAKLESSEEAKLWDDVFSFTERRLGLAHGTIRATVLIETLPAAFEMEEILYELRDHCAGLNAGRWDYIFSIIKNYRGRGARFVLPDRSEVTMTVPFMRAYTELLVKTCHKRGAFAIGGMSAFIPNRRDPEVTERAFEKVAADKKREAGDGFDGTWVAHPDLIPVARAEFDAVLGDRPNQLDRQRDDVEVTAAQLIDVHIGRPITAAGVHGNVSVAIRYMEAWLRGLGAVAIDNLMEDAATAEISRSQVWQWIHQDRSTEDGTRITRDYIEGLIAQVLGEVERRDGDRFDDAAEVFRDVALGAEFPSFLTLGAYSRFLVER, from the coding sequence ATGACCCCCACTGCGACGGGCCTCGCGCCCGAGAGCACCCGCATCCGCGGCGACGAACGCCACCCCGGCACCGGCCCCATCGCCACCGGAGCCCACACCCCCGCCATCGAGGTGCGCGGCCCGCTCCGCGAGCGGTACGACGAGATCCTCACCCCGGATGCCCTCGGCTTCCTGGCAGAGCTGCACGACCGCTTCGCCGGGCGCCGGCACGACCGGCTCGCCGACCGGATGCGGCGCCGGTACGAGATCGGCAACGGGCACGACCCCCGTTTCCGCGACGACACGGCCCGCATCCGCGATGACGCGTCCTGGCGCGTCGCCGGCGCCGGGCCCGGCCTCGAGGACCGCCGGGTGGAGATCACCGGCCCGACCGATCCGAAGATGACGATCAACGCCCTCAACTCCGGCGCGAAGGTGTGGCTGGCCGATCAGGAGGATGCCACGAGCCCCACCTGGCGCAACGTCATCGAGGGGCAGCTGTCGCTCTTCGACGCGATCCGCGGCCGGCTGTCCTTCACGAGCGCCGAGGGCAAGCGCTACGAGGTCACGGCCGCCGAGACCCCGACGATCGTGATGCGCCCGCGCGGCTGGCACCTCGTCGAGGAGCACCTCGGGTTCACCGATCGCTCGGGGCGCACGCTCGCCGCATCCGGCTCGCTCGTGGACTTCGGCCTCTACGCGTTCCACAACGCGCATCGGCTGATCGAGAACGGCGCCGGGCCCTACTTCTACATCGCGAAGCTCGAGTCGAGCGAGGAGGCGAAGCTGTGGGACGACGTCTTCAGCTTCACCGAGCGACGGTTGGGTCTCGCACACGGCACGATCCGCGCGACCGTGCTGATCGAGACGCTGCCCGCTGCGTTCGAGATGGAGGAGATCCTCTACGAACTGCGCGACCACTGCGCGGGGCTCAACGCCGGACGCTGGGACTACATCTTCTCGATCATCAAGAACTACCGCGGCCGCGGGGCGCGTTTCGTGCTCCCCGACCGCAGCGAGGTCACGATGACGGTGCCGTTCATGCGGGCCTACACCGAGCTGTTGGTGAAGACGTGCCACAAGCGCGGAGCCTTCGCCATCGGCGGCATGAGCGCCTTCATCCCGAACCGGCGTGACCCCGAGGTCACCGAGCGCGCCTTCGAGAAGGTCGCCGCCGACAAGAAGCGCGAGGCCGGCGACGGCTTCGACGGCACGTGGGTCGCGCATCCGGACCTGATCCCCGTGGCCCGTGCGGAGTTCGACGCCGTGCTCGGCGACCGCCCGAACCAGCTGGACCGTCAGCGTGACGACGTCGAGGTGACGGCCGCACAGCTCATCGACGTGCACATCGGCCGACCCATCACGGCGGCGGGCGTGCACGGGAACGTCTCGGTCGCCATCCGCTACATGGAGGCGTGGCTGCGCGGACTCGGCGCCGTCGCGATCGACAACCTGATGGAGGATGCGGCGACCGCCGAGATCAGCCGCTCTCAGGTCTGGCAGTGGATCCACCAGGACCGCTCGACTGAGGACGGCACCCGCATCACCCGCGACTACATCGAGGGTCTGATCGCGCAGGTGCTCGGCGAGGTGGAGCGGCGCGACGGCGACCGGTTCGACGACGCGGCCGAGGTGTTCCGCGACGTCGCCCTGGGCGCGGAGTTCCCGTCGTTCCTGACGCTCGGCGCGTACTCCCGGTTCCTCGTGGAACGCTGA
- a CDS encoding helix-turn-helix transcriptional regulator has protein sequence MTIEEDPMTDDADALTIGRRIRQLRTAQGMTLDALAAAVDRAPSQLSMIENGKREPRLTLLRAIAKALGTTVDALLEAEPLDERAAMEIALQRAMKGQTFQALGIDAFRIGKSVPDEALRAMLALHGEIDRLRDERSATPEEARRANVELRDLMREQSNYFADLETEARAILDAVAHPGGPLTQRSASDIAAHLGFTLHYVPDLPQTTRSVADLKHGRLYLSSRVAAKGDARTAVLQALSSRILGHREPTSYAEFLRQRVETNYLTGALLVPESHVVPVLTDAKGDRAISIEDLRDLYSVSYETAAHRFTNLATVHLGIPVHFLKVHESGTITKAYENDDVNFPADRLGAIEGQMCCRRWTSRVVFDVDDRFNPYYQYTDTGNGTYWCTARVEYSSEGAHSVSVGVRFEDTKWFLGRDTANRGVSRHSVEVCCRRAPAELESAWRENSWPNVRTPRTLLATLPTGAFPGVDTTEVYEFLEAHSPS, from the coding sequence ATGACGATCGAAGAAGATCCGATGACCGACGACGCCGACGCCCTGACGATCGGGCGCCGCATCCGCCAACTGCGCACGGCGCAGGGCATGACGCTCGACGCGCTCGCCGCCGCCGTGGATCGCGCGCCGAGCCAGCTGTCCATGATCGAGAACGGCAAGCGCGAGCCCCGTCTCACGCTGCTGCGAGCGATCGCGAAAGCGCTCGGGACGACGGTCGACGCGCTGCTGGAGGCCGAGCCGCTCGACGAGCGCGCCGCTATGGAGATCGCGCTGCAGCGGGCGATGAAGGGACAGACCTTCCAGGCACTCGGCATCGACGCGTTCCGCATCGGCAAGTCGGTGCCGGACGAGGCGCTGCGGGCGATGCTGGCTCTGCACGGCGAGATCGATCGACTGCGCGACGAGCGCTCCGCGACGCCCGAGGAGGCCCGGCGCGCGAACGTCGAGTTGCGCGATCTGATGCGCGAGCAGAGCAACTACTTCGCCGACCTCGAGACCGAAGCGCGGGCGATCCTGGATGCGGTGGCGCATCCCGGCGGGCCGCTCACGCAGCGTTCGGCGAGCGACATCGCGGCGCACCTGGGTTTCACTCTGCACTACGTGCCCGATCTGCCGCAGACCACACGCAGCGTCGCCGACCTCAAGCACGGACGCCTCTACCTCTCCAGCCGGGTCGCCGCGAAGGGCGACGCGCGCACAGCCGTGCTGCAGGCGCTCTCGAGCCGCATCCTCGGGCACCGGGAACCCACGAGCTACGCCGAGTTCCTGCGCCAGCGGGTCGAGACCAACTACCTCACGGGCGCCCTGCTCGTCCCCGAATCGCACGTCGTGCCGGTGCTCACCGATGCCAAGGGCGACAGGGCGATTTCGATCGAGGATCTGCGCGATCTCTACTCGGTCTCCTACGAGACCGCCGCCCACCGCTTCACGAACCTCGCGACGGTGCACCTCGGCATCCCGGTGCACTTCCTCAAGGTGCACGAGTCGGGCACCATCACGAAGGCGTACGAGAACGACGACGTGAACTTCCCGGCCGACAGGCTCGGCGCGATCGAAGGGCAGATGTGCTGTCGGCGGTGGACCAGTCGCGTGGTCTTCGACGTCGACGACCGCTTCAACCCCTACTACCAGTACACCGACACGGGCAACGGCACGTACTGGTGCACCGCCCGCGTCGAGTACTCGAGCGAGGGGGCGCACTCGGTCAGCGTCGGCGTGCGCTTCGAGGACACGAAGTGGTTCCTGGGACGCGACACCGCCAACCGCGGGGTCTCACGACACTCGGTCGAGGTGTGCTGCCGGCGCGCGCCGGCCGAGCTCGAGAGCGCCTGGCGTGAGAACTCCTGGCCGAACGTCCGAACGCCCCGCACCCTGCTCGCGACCCTGCCCACCGGAGCCTTCCCCGGCGTCGACACCACGGAGGTCTACGAGTTCCTCGAGGCGCACTCGCCGAGTTGA
- the aceA gene encoding isocitrate lyase, which produces MTSTAPFTQGPLRAGDMTQTAAELQEIWDTDPRWDGVERTYSAEDVVRLRGSVREENTLARRGAENLWNLLHTEDYIRALGAYTGGQAVQQVRAGLKAIYLSGWQVAADGNLAGQTYPDQSLYPANSVPAVVRRINNALIRQDQIEHAEGEITQDWLAPIVADAEAGFGGPLNAYELAQSLIQAGAAGIHWEDQLASEKKCGHLGGKVLVPTQQHIRTLNAARLAADVAGVPTVIIARTDALAADLLTSDVDPRDQGFTTGERTSEGFYRVRPGIDAVISRGLAFAPYADLIWVETGEPDIELARAFAAAIHERYPGKLLAYNCSPSFNWKRHLSDEQIATFQQDLADLGYKFQFITLAGFHAVNYAMFDLAAGYAERAMSAYVELQEAEFAAEERGYTATRHQREAGTGYFDHVSTALNPDSATLALAGSTETAQFH; this is translated from the coding sequence ATGACCAGCACCGCCCCCTTCACCCAGGGCCCGCTGCGCGCGGGTGACATGACGCAGACCGCCGCCGAGCTGCAGGAGATCTGGGACACGGATCCCCGCTGGGACGGCGTCGAGCGCACCTACTCGGCCGAGGACGTCGTTCGCCTGCGCGGCTCGGTGCGCGAGGAGAACACGCTCGCCCGCCGCGGCGCGGAGAACCTCTGGAACCTGCTGCACACGGAGGACTACATCCGTGCGCTCGGCGCCTACACCGGCGGACAGGCCGTGCAGCAGGTGCGCGCGGGCCTGAAGGCGATCTACCTGTCCGGATGGCAGGTCGCCGCCGACGGCAACCTCGCCGGTCAGACCTACCCCGACCAGAGCCTCTACCCCGCCAACTCGGTGCCCGCCGTCGTGCGCCGCATCAACAACGCGCTCATCCGCCAGGACCAGATCGAGCACGCCGAGGGCGAGATCACGCAGGACTGGCTCGCCCCCATCGTCGCCGACGCCGAAGCCGGTTTCGGCGGCCCGCTCAACGCCTACGAGCTCGCGCAGTCGCTCATCCAGGCCGGCGCCGCCGGCATCCACTGGGAGGACCAGCTCGCGAGCGAGAAGAAGTGCGGTCACCTCGGCGGCAAGGTGCTCGTTCCCACGCAGCAGCACATCCGCACCCTCAACGCCGCGCGTCTGGCGGCGGATGTGGCGGGCGTGCCGACGGTCATCATCGCCCGCACCGATGCCCTCGCCGCAGACCTCCTCACGAGCGACGTCGACCCGCGCGACCAGGGGTTCACCACCGGCGAGCGCACCTCCGAGGGCTTCTACCGGGTGCGTCCCGGCATCGACGCGGTCATCAGCCGCGGCCTCGCCTTCGCGCCGTACGCCGACCTCATCTGGGTCGAGACCGGCGAGCCCGACATCGAGCTCGCCCGGGCGTTCGCCGCCGCCATCCACGAGCGTTACCCCGGCAAGCTCCTCGCCTACAACTGCTCGCCCAGCTTCAACTGGAAGCGACACCTGAGCGACGAGCAGATCGCGACGTTCCAACAGGACCTCGCAGACCTCGGCTACAAGTTCCAGTTCATCACCCTGGCCGGATTCCACGCCGTCAACTACGCCATGTTCGACCTCGCCGCCGGCTACGCGGAGCGCGCCATGAGCGCCTACGTCGAGCTGCAGGAGGCCGAGTTCGCCGCTGAGGAGCGCGGCTACACCGCCACCCGCCACCAGCGCGAGGCGGGCACCGGCTACTTCGACCACGTCTCGACCGCGCTCAACCCCGACAGCGCGACTCTGGCACTGGCCGGCTCCACCGAGACCGCCCAGTTCCACTGA